One window from the genome of Cryptococcus neoformans var. neoformans JEC21 chromosome 12 sequence encodes:
- a CDS encoding cAMP-specific phosphodiesterase, putative, which yields MGNGTQFRSRIDISATGKTTAARASEHNSMKGFQDVIDQTSEPAFEIVVLGSGGGPLETDCAGYLVKAIDQRWEDGILGLEGGSGLGALSALFSSQSPDTMFPGITFPTDYSTPLLQASYVFSFVSGYLITHAHLDHVQSLIMLTGSAPPRPNLAASTCASVSQPLPPLCPIVYGTTGTLEKLSTAYTGQIWPELVAWVPGHNEDRKTEAPKKRRKVNQADKHTKSKSPESDTRLPCNKNSTASLVLSPLQTNSPPQSLIGAPSLGVRLYPLVHGSTSKETYESSGAFIRHMPLPYLSPKPVTSVRSRRKPVEGKEFLFLGDMESAYRKSGENGTHQELRAKAGRLNSVIWEEAAKSWIEGRLCGIFIECSYDSSRLGQHMYGHLSPPAVYHELKVLAGHVSRTKTRPLDGLKIFITHIKESLVPHPEGKTQHEIIMAQLQELEKDGKLGVAFIRPVKGDRIIL from the exons ATGGGAAACGGAACTCAATTTCGATCCCGGATAGATATCTCTGCCACAGGGAAGACAACCGCCGCTCGAGCGAGTGAACACAATTCAATGAAAGGATTTCAAGACGTCATCGACCAAACATCAGAGCCGGCCTTCGAGATCGTAGTCTTGGGAAGTGGTGGTGGACCCTTAGAGACAGATTGCGCCGG GTACCTGGTGAAAGCTATTGACCAACGCTGGGAGGATGGTATCCTGGGGCTAGAAGGAG GCTCAGGCTTGGGCGCTCTTTCAGCCTTGTTTTCTTCGCAATCCCCAGATACTATGTTCCCTGGTATCACTTTTCCTACGGACTACAGCACTCCTTTACTCCAGGCTTCTTAtgtcttttccttcgtATC GGGCTATCTCATCACGCATGCTCATCTTGACCATGTCCAGTCTTTGATCATGCTTACGGGTTCAGCACCTCCCCGGCCCAATCTCGCAGCCTCCACCTGCGCCTCTGTTTCGCAACCTTTGCCTCCTCTGTGCCCCATTGTATACGGAACTACAGGAACATTGGAAAAGCTGTCAACAGCATACACTGGTCAGATATGGCCTGAGCTGGTAGCTTGGGTTCCAGGACACAATGAGGATCGCAAAACAGAAGCGCCaaagaagcgaagaaaagTGAATCAAGCAGACAAGCATACAAAATCCAAATCTCCTGAGTCTGATACGCGACTTCCATGTAACAAGAATTCAACTGCTTCATTAGTACTATCACC CCTACAGACGAACAGCCCCCCTCAATCACTAATTGGCGCTCCTTCCTTAGGGGTCAGGCTATACCCCCTAGTTCATGGAAGTACATCCAAAGAAACTTACGAGTCTTCTGGTGCATTTATCCGACATATGCCATTACCATATCTTTCCCCCAAACCAGTGACCAGCGTTCGCTCAAGACGAAAGCCAGtggaaggcaaagaatttctttttttgggaGATATGGAATCGGCCTATAGGAAATCAGGAGAAAATGGCACGCATCAGGAACTAAGAGCCAAGGCCGGTCGACTAAACTCCGTGAtatgggaagaagcggcAAAGTCATGGATTGAAGGACGGTTATGTGGTATATTT ATTGAATGCTCGTATGATTCAAGTCGACTAGGACAGCACATGTACGGCCACCTTTCTCCCCCCGCAGTCTATCATGAGTTGAAGGTACTTGCTGGTCATGTTAGCCGAACAAAAAC AAGGCCACTTGATGGTCTGAAAATATTCATAACACATATTAAGGAAAGCCTCGTTCCCCATCCTGAAGGTAAAACCCAACATGAGATTATAATGGCCCAACTGCAAGAGTTGGAAAAAGATGGGAAATTAGGCGTCGCATTCATTCGCCCAGTAAAAGGCGATCGCATAA TCCTTTAG
- a CDS encoding cell wall organization and biogenesis-related protein, putative produces MTVLLAFPAKWVTQAHTLIGSLAFAVTLFVGWASGLWQPLCTNSVAKWPVEWFPSVSATIGDHAPPRAPFHILIALCATPRFFLLLVQWLVHRNPPQTSTHSGNIRNAERSSAVLVDIELLVGVARTLCCGGWVYITSRDQHDLHDLFMIFYLLLTVPWMFLSSGNANRDSQHKRRLPFYGFLATIPPLMWFYYRHSALRIPGAYTYYSMFEWSLVFWDLAFDALSVLELNHLQITFIDTSSPSSQIGIAENAGQSAFYLAKPSIPEHLEDQIHIDWTSQGVGKPSPAWRQAVAWLSDVYFAICFWTVFTGLGFQLFYWSVWKLALAGSEFALAANLAGYLFAFKSAHRYLVSRDGQITQRIVTVICGMGCYFFPWPAARLLGVTIGTWAGWSAMFGTWTRVKGSQEMIAEGQIIGLGMVIVMLLKYANKSTNPFWCLVNEASGGWNKTGLVLATICLAEFACRPTDLHPASPLVDSSSKKTEKQIPRPLPTKMHTRLITIGLGTLIHLLQTFMMDAGTIISWTWTGYPIKGPTLHPHAGFVIAAASAGLIAPRFSLTSAWSLLGCISAYVLYFYPDWIGFYGGLGLTTYLTSITPAYIRAASACNPATTFGNALLVKIIFDVASVVTTAYAFVPLGWTLRERTDLILGGCMLATAIGAWASNNLVLPTASELPLRTQRRTRAVTQFTLIASAFLSIFSVVFGYSQVPTEKPLPYYPEHRIFSGGIWTVHFGVDKEGRDSQRRMRELVRDMQVDVLGLLETDLHRFVYGNRDLTRSIAEDLGYYVDLGPGPNKHTWGAALLSKFPIVNSSHHLLPSPHGELAPAIFATLDIHGEEVNVMVSHNGQEEDLLDRELQTTEIARILRSTASTPAVFLGYLVTRTGDRRPWPYQILMEDGKMWDIEIGDRWRWCEYIAFRGLWRIAFARVHESDITDTELQVGKFMLAKPGERVVYENNQELYWHIGENDIPQPWRMPSMFRGKGARGHRYVVWDGPLYYMPPVQSQLRGYGWDWSNDFESAAVERI; encoded by the exons ATGACAGTTCTCCTCGCATTCCCTGCCAAATGGGTCACGCAAGCACATACCCTCATCGGGTCACTAGCGTTTGCGGTCACTCTATTTGTAGGATGGGCTAGCGGTCTATGGCAGCCCCTGTGCACAAACTCCGTTGCTA AATGGCCAGTTGAATGGTTCCCGTCAGTCTCGGCTAC TATAGGTGACCATGCCCCTCCAAGAGCCCCATTTCACATCTTGATTGCTCTTTGTGCAACTCCacgcttctttcttctgctcGTGCAATGGCTAGTTCACCGAAATCCACCACAGACTAGCACTCATTCTGGCAATATTAGAAATGCCGAAAGATCATCAGCGGTCTTGGTGGATATCGAGCTATTAGTGGGCGTGGCTAGGACCTTATGCTG TGGAGGATGGGTATATATCACTTCTCGCGACCAGCATG ACCTGCATGATCTATTCATGATCTTCTATCTCCTTCTTACCGTCCCATGGATGTTTTTATCATCTGGAAATGCGAATCGTGACTCCCAGCACAAGAG GCGTCTTCCCTTCTATGGATTTCTGGCCACAATCCCTCCCTTGATGTGGTTCTACTATCGACATTCCGCTCTCAGAATACCCGGAG CTTACACTTACTACTCGATGTTTGAATGGTCTCTTGTCTTCTGGGATCTTGCGTTTGATGCGCTTTCTGTCTTGGAACTGAACCATCTTCAG ATTACTTTCATTgacacttcttctccttcgtCTCAAATCGGAATCGCTGAAAATGCAGG ACAAAGTGCGTTCTACCTCGCGAAGCCATCTATTCCCGAGCATCTCGAGGACCAGATCCATATAGACTGGACTAGTCAAGGGGTGGGAAAACCGTCTCCAGCATGGAGACAGGCTGTCGCTTGGCTCAGTGATGTTTACTTTG CCATTTGTTTCTGGACGGTATTCACCGGGCTTGGTTTTCAGTTGTTCTACTGGTCGGTATGGAAACTAG CCCTGGCTGGTTCTGAATTCGCCCTTGCCGCCAATCTTGCAGGGTACCTTTTTGCCTTCAAATCTGCGCATCGTTACCTGGTTTCGCGCGATGGTCAGATCACCCAACGTATAGTTACAGTTATCTGTGGTATGGGCTGTTATTTTTTCCCTTGGCCGGCGGCCAGATTATTAGGCGTGACAATCGGAACTTGGGCGGGATGGTCAGCCATGTTTGGGACTTGGACAAGGGTGAAAGGTTCTCAAGAGATGATTGCGGAGGGACAGA TCATTGGGTTGGGTATGGTGATCGTTATGCTTCTCAAGTACGCTAACAAGTCAACCAACCCGTTTTGGTGCCTCGTGAACGAGGCTTCGGGTGGCTGGAACAAGACTGGTCTTGTTCTGGCAACTATCTGCCTCGCGGAATTTGCCTGTCGACCGACCGACCTGCATCCTGCATCTCCTTTGGTCGACTCTTCCTCTAAGAAAACAGAGAAACAAATTCCAAGGCCACTCCCAACCAAGATGCACACTAGATTAATTACTATCGGTCTTGGAACCCTTATCCACCTTCTGCAGACGTTCATGATGGACGCGGGCACAATCATTTCGTGGACATGGACCGGATACCCTATAAAAGGACCTACTCTCCATCCGCACGCTGGATTTGTGATTGCTGCTGCATCTGCCGGCCTTATAGCCCCACGATTTTCCCTTACCTCAGCATGGTCTTTGTTGGGTTGCATAAGTGCCTATGTGCTCTATTTTTACCCTGATTGGATTGGTTTCTATGGAGGCCTTGGGCTTACCACGTACCTCACCAGCATCACTCCAGCGTATATCCGAGCCGCCTCAGCTTGCAATCCAGCGACTACATTCGGCAATGCGTTACTGGTAAAAATCATCTTTGATGTCGCATCGGTAGTCACGACTGCCTACGCGTTCGTTCCATTGGGCTGGACCCTTCGCGAACGAACTGATTTGATTTTGGGTGGCTGTATGCTCGCTACAGCTATTGGAGCTTGGGCAAGTAATAACTTGGTATTACCTACCGCCTCCGAACTACCCTTACGTACTCAACGTAGGACCAGGGCCGTCACTCAGTTCACCCTTATCGCTTCCGCTTTTTTGTCAATATTCAGCGTCGTCTTCGGCTACTCCCAAGTACCCACAGAGAAGCCATTGCCATACTATCCCGAACACCGAATATTCTCTGGAGGTATCTGGACAGTGCATTTTGGCGTGGAtaaggagggaagggacaGTCAGAGAAGGATGCGGGAGTTGGTGAGGGACATGCAGGTTGATGTATTGGGACTTCTGGAAACCGATT TACACCGATTTGTGTATGGGAATCGGGATCTCACTCGCTCTATCGCCGAAGACTTGGGCTAC TATGTCGATCTTGGCCCCGGCCCCAACAAACACACTTGGGGTGCAgcccttctttccaaatTCCCTATTGTCAACTCTAGCCACCACCTTTTACCGTCTCCACATGGAGAGCTGGCTCCTGCCATCTTTGCAACTCTAGATATCCATGGTGAGGAGGTCAATGTTATGGTATCTCATAACGGCCAAG AGGAAGATCTTTTGGATAGAGAACTACAGACCACCGAGATTGCACGCATCCTTCGCTCGACCGCAAGTACTCCAGCCGTGTTCTTGGGCTATCTTGTCACTCGAACGGGAGATCGTCGGCCATGGCCCTACCAGATAttgatggaggatggaaagatgtGGGATATCGAAAT CGGCGATCGATGGCGATGGTGCGAATACATAGCTTTCCGAGGTTTATGGAGGATTGCGTTTGCCCGAGTCCACGAGAGCGACATCACGGACACTGAGCTGCAG GTTGGCAAGTTCATGTTAGCAAAACCTGGAGAGCGTGTAGTCTACGAGAACAATCAGGAGTTATATTGGCATATCGGGGAAAATGAC ATCCCACAACCGTGGCGTATGCCGAGCATGTTCAGAGGCAAAGGTGCCAGAGGGCATCGTTATGTCGTTTGGGATGGTCCTCTCTATTACATGCCTCCAGTTCAAAGTCAGTTAAGGGGCTACGGATGGGACTGGTCGAACGATTTCGAATCTGCTGCTGTAGAAAGAATTTAA